The genomic window ACAATTATTCGATGATAAAGCAGATGCTGAAGACACAGGAAATCCACCAGCAGCCAAAAAGCAGGCAAGGGAGAAAGGACAAAACTCTGCCACTAACTCTACCAGAAAAGCTGGTAGCAAGAGGGACATAGTTCAGCTCATTGAACAGATCGAACAGCAGAGATATGAGCAGGAAAAGGAAAAACTGAAGGTCCTCAAAGAAATGCAAACAGAGAGGATGACTGTAATGAAAAGTCTTGTGGACACTCTCAAAGTTATTGCAAACAGACGTTGATTGTGTTCAGAATTATTAGCAACAGATAGAGTTTAGTGTAGCTGTCTTCAAAGACTGAAGCTTTATCCACAGTTTTATTATGTTAAAACTCTACAGTGTTCCCATAACTGTTGATTGTGTTCAGAATTATTAGCAACAGATAGAGTTTAGTGTAGCTGTCTTCAAAGACTGAAGCTTTATCCACAGTTTTATTATGTTAAAACTCTACAGTGTTCCCATAATTGTTCTGCAATTAGGTCACGTTTACGTTTCCCAATATTTATTCTTGAGCCATCAGCATTACCTATAGAATTATTTTCCTCAACACCATCCTCATCAAGCCCATCAATGCCATCAGCTTCTTGGttatcatcatcactgtccaCGAAGTGTTCGATATCATTCTCAGACATGATGCAAATATTATGTAAAGTACAGGCTGCCAAAATGATATCTGGCACGTCTTCCAGTCTGTCAATATCCACATATTTCAGTCTTCGAAAGCGGCCTTTCAACAGAGCAAACGCTCTTTCTATAGCCATTCTCGTTGAAGAATGAAGAAAGTTatagtttctttgtttttcaGACAGATGTCCATTATCTTTATAAGGAGTCATTAGCCAAGATGACAAAGGATATGCCGAGTCTCCCAATAGGTAGCTGCCAAAAAGAAACAGAGTGTCAACAGATTCGGTAATGCGATCATATAAGTCAGAGTTTTTGAGAACCCGAGCATCGTGTGTGCTCCCCGGATAGCCTGCAAAACAGTCTCTAAAAAACATTCTATGATCACAAACAGCCTGTAGAACTATCGAATGGAAGCATTTTCTATTGATGTATGCATCTTGATTACTTCTTGGAGCCTTGATCGCTATATGCGATCCATCAATGGCCCCAAGTACCCCTTGGAATCCACGACGACCGTGAAATCCATCAATCACATatctagcagatgctgaatcttTAGGCCACCTGATGATCTTGGGAGTCCAGTTTCTGTTGATGGCTGCTATGACTCTCTTCACAATTCTGTAGGCAGTGGCATTACATATTCCAAATCGGTCCCCAATGCTTCGAAAGGGCTCTTGCGTGGCCAGAAACCACAATGTTACCAGCAATTGCTTTTCGACATCAACAGGCAATATTCCCCTTCTTTGTGGATCTGAAGCTCTAGGGACACCTCTGCAGTATCCAAGAGCAGTCACAAGAATGCTTGCAGTTCTCCTTGAAACTCGAAAGTGCTGCCTAAAGTCTTCAGGATGGTACCTAGGCACGACATCTTCTGCAAATCCTGCAATTCGCACATGCTGTCGTCTGTGAGCCAAGACCCCCAGAAGGAGTCCCAGAAAATCTAAGCCATTGAACAGCAGAGATATCAGCAAATCAGATTCCTCAGCCAGTGAAACGGCAAGAACGGCTCCAAACGCAGTCAAAATCTCACTAACTTCGTCCATTTACTCAAACAAcacactgcgcatgctcacctCTACCACTGCGTTTCTTTTTCTTGCTTCCACCCAGTTTACTTCCGCTCTACCGAAGTACCTCTACCGCCTCATCCGGATTAGCCGGTGGAGGTAAAAGAAATGCGCCCCTGGTGAAGTAGGCTCTCCAGGTGTGCAAGGAAATATTGGAATACGAGGTTCACCTGGCAAGGCTGGATTGGCAGTAAGAAAATAATACTTTTCGAAAGAGCTAACACAGTTTTTCATAAATAACGTGCCAGGGACCAGTAGGACCGCCAGGTCACAAAGGAACGAAAGGAATACAGGTACAAATGACTAAAAAATGAGTGTTGTAGTTGAAATTATATATCCAATGTTCTAAGTTAGTTTATTGGTCCGTTTCGCATGAGCTTGTTTACTGCAGGGTCCAGCTGGGTTAGGAATAAAAGGACAAAAAGGAAAAGTGGGGAAAAGGTAAACATTTCTAAACTTTTTCAttgttaatttttaaaaatcaatTGACTAATAGGGAGGTAAAGGAAGTCCAGGTCAAAAAAGGTCAACAAGGAAAGCCACGAAGTACTGTGAGTTGTAGTCGACGTTCTCTTGACCAGGCTAATAGTGTTTGTAAATTTAGGTTGTCATGGAACAACTTAAAGAATATCATAAAACATATTTAGTTAAGACAATTGACGAACGTTTGACGAAACTAAGGCAGGCGTCAAGCGAACATCCTGCGGCTCATTTGTATGGAAGTAGCTACCAGGGTTAGTATGGTGCAATGGTGCTTGTTCATTCGTACGACAaaagtttgttaattaaaatatttattttctGTCAGGTAATCGACTTACCTGGACTACACAAGGATTGGGTGGATTTCTAGATTGCGAAATGAAATACGATAACGGATTTTTAATTGTTCCTAAAAAGGAATTGTATTACATCTATGCTCAGATCAAGTGCTATCCTAAGAATGCAAGCGACAATTGGTGCGGATTCTCATTCAAAATTAATAGGTCTCGGATCTCTAAGCAGTTCATCTCTCAAAATTTACAAGGCGTTCTCCACTGCTACATGCCTGAAGCTGGTCTGCTAAGAAAGCTAGAAAAA from Corticium candelabrum chromosome 12, ooCorCand1.1, whole genome shotgun sequence includes these protein-coding regions:
- the LOC134187581 gene encoding putative nuclease HARBI1, producing MDEVSEILTAFGAVLAVSLAEESDLLISLLFNGLDFLGLLLGVLAHRRQHVRIAGFAEDVVPRYHPEDFRQHFRVSRRTASILVTALGYCRGVPRASDPQRRGILPVDVEKQLLVTLWFLATQEPFRSIGDRFGICNATAYRIVKRVIAAINRNWTPKIIRWPKDSASARYVIDGFHGRRGFQGVLGAIDGSHIAIKAPRSCL
- the LOC134187933 gene encoding putative nuclease HARBI1, translating into MLGYLLGDSAYPLSSWLMTPYKDNGHLSEKQRNYNFLHSSTRMAIERAFALLKGRFRRLKYVDIDRLEDVPDIILAACTLHNICIMSENDIEHFVDSDDDNQEADGIDGLDEDGVEENNSIGNADGSRINIGKRKRDLIAEQLWEHCRVLT